Within the Pseudomonas putida genome, the region AGCGCCGGCGCACTGCCTTCGCTACGGGGGAACGGGCTGGTGTTGACCGGCGCGCTCTTGTTCTTCGACAGCTGGCGCACCAGCACGTCCTGCAGGCCGATACCGCCACCCTCGCGGGACATGCTCACAGCCAGCTGCTGGTCGTACATGTCGCGGTACTGCTTGACCGTCGCGCTGTTCATCGGGTTGTCGTCGGCCAGTACGTCACTGGCCTTGCGCGAGGCCTTGAGCATTTCGCTGATGAACAGCGACTCGAATTCCTGGGCCACCTTGCGCACGTTGGCATCGCTGTCGCGATCACCGTGCTTGAGCGAGCTCAGGCGATTGAGGTCGGTGTAGGCGCCGCTGTCGGCCGTGCTGGAAACCAGGCTTTTCGAGTTCATGCGTGGCGTCCTCAGATCACGATCAGGTCGGCCTGCAAGGCGCCGGCCTGTTTCAGGGCTTCGAGGATGGCCATCAGGTCGCTGGGCGCTGCGCCCACCTGGTTCACCGCACGGACGATTTCATCCAGCGTGGTGCCCGGGCCAAACTTGAACATTGGCTTGGCCTCCTGTTGCGCGTTGACCCGCGAGCGTGGCACCACGGCGGTCTCGCCATTGGAGAACGGCCCCGGCTGGCTGACGATCGGGTCTTCGGTGATGGTCACGGTCAGGCTGCCGTGGGTCACCGCCGCCGGCGAAACCTTGACGTTCTGGCCGATCACGATGGTGCCGGTACGCGAGTTGATGATGACCTTGGCAACGGCCTGGCCCGGGTCGATCTCCAGGTTTTCGAGGATCGACAGGTAGTCCACACGCTGGGTCGGGTCCATCGGCGCGCTGACGCGCACCGAGCCGCCGTCCACCGCCTGGGCGACGCCTGGGCCGAGCAGTTCGTTGACCTTGTCGACGATACGCTTGGCGGTGGTGAAGTCGGGCCGGTTGAGGTTCAACGTCAGGGTATTGCCCTGGTTGAACCCGCTCGGTACTGCACGTTCCACCGAAGCGCCACCTGGAATACGACCCGCCGACGGAACGTTGACGGTGATTTTCGAGCCATCGCGGCCTTCGGCATCGAAGCCGCCGACCACCAGGTTGCCCTGGGCAATGGCGTAGACATTGCCGTCGATACCCTTGAGCGGGGTCATCAGCAGGCTACCGCCGCGCAGGCTCTTGGAGTTGCCGATCGAGGACACGGTAATGTCCACCACCTGGCCCGGCTTGGCGAAGGGCGGCAAGTCGGCATGCACCGACACTGCGGCGACGTTCTTCAACTGCACGTTGCCGGAGCCGGCGGGCACTTTGATGCCGAACTGCGACAGCATGTTGTTGAACGTCTGCAGCGTGAACGGCGTCTGGGTGGTCTGGTCACCCGTGCCGTTGAGGCCCACCACCAGGCCGTAACCGATCAACTGGTTGGAACGCACGCCCGAGATACTGGCGATGTCCTTGAGGCGCTCGGCATGGGCGCCAAACGCACAGGACAGAAGCAAGGTTGCGGCAATCAGTTGCCTGACGTTGAACATGTTCATCCGTACTCAGAAGGGCCAAAGCGGGCTGAGGAAGAAACGGTCCAGCCAGCCAGGCTGGCTGGCGTCGGCGAAGGAACCGGTACCCGAATAGGTGATGCGCGCGTCGGCCACACGGGTGGACGGCACGGTGTTGTCGGTGGCGATGTCGTCGGCGCGGATCAGCCCGGCGATGCGCACCAGCTCTTCGCCGGTGTTCAGGGTCATCCACTTCTCACCCCGCACGGCGATGATGCCGTTGGGCAACACTTCGGCGACGGTGACGGTGATCGAGCCGGTCAACGTGTTGCCCTGGGTGGCCTTGCTGTCACCCTTGGTGGCACGTTCACCGCTGTAGCCCGCCTCCAGCGACAGGTCGCCGCCGCCGAACGGGTTGTTGGTGTTCGGCGTGGCACCGAACAGCGAGGTCAGGCCGATGTTGGCGCTGCTGTCCTTCTGGATCTGCGAACCGGCATTCTTGCTGGCCGAGGTACGTTCGTTGAGCGTGATGGTGATGATGTCACCCACGCGGAACGCCTTGCGGTCGCTGTACAGGTTCTGCTCGAAGCCGGCCTGGTAGATCGAACCGTTGTTGGCCGCTGCCGGCAACGGGGTGCGCGGCAAAACCGGCGCGTAGTACGGGTCGTTGGGCTTGGCCGTCGGCGCGACGCAACCAGCCAGCAACACCGCCCCCCCCAGGGCGAACAGGGACAACAAACGATTCATGACGCTTACCTCACGGTGTAACAGGGACTTGGGCTTACAGCTGCTGAGTGACGAACGACAGCATCTGGTCAGCAGTGGAGATGACCTTGGAGTTCATCTCGTAGGCGCGCTGCGTGGTGATCATGTTGACCAGCTCTTCCACGGTGCTGACGTTGGAGTTTTCCAGGGTCTGTTGCAGGGTGGTGCCGAAGCCGTTCAGGCCTGGGGTACCGACCTGTGGGGCACCACTGGCAGCGGTTTCCAGGAACAGGTTGTCGCCGATCGCCTGCAGGCCGGCCGGGTTGATGAAGTCGGCGGTCTGGATGTTGCCGATGACCTGCGCTGCCGGGTTGCCAGCGGTGGTGATCGACACGGTGCCGTCCTGGCCTACGGTGAAGGTCTGGGCGTCGTTCGGCACGACCACCGCAGGCTCCAGCGCGAAGCCGTTGGCGGTGACGATCTGGCCGTCGGAGTTCAGGTGGAAGGTACCGTCACGGGTGTACGAAACCGTACCGTCCGGCTGCAACACCTGGAAGAAACCACGGCCGTTTACCGCCATGTCCAGCGGGTTTTCGGTGGTCTGCAGGCTGCCGGTCTGGAAGTTTTTCTGGGTGCCGACGATGCGCACACCGGTACCGACCTGCAGGCCCGACGGCAGTTCGCTGTCCTGGGTGGACTGCGCGCCTGGCTGGCGTTTGATCTGGTACAGCAGGTCCTGGAATTCGGCGCGGTCGCGCTTGAAGCCAGTGGTCGAAACGTTGGCCAGGTTGTTGGAAATGACCGTCAGGTTGGTGTCCTGGGCGGACAGGCCGGTTTTAGCGACCCAAAGAGCCGGAAGCATCAGTATTCTCCTCGTGCGCCTGTTTTACGGCACCCGTTCAAGTGTGGTTAGCCGAGTTGCAAAACACGCGCCATGGCTTCATCGCCTTCCTTGGCCGCGTTCATCATCTTCACGTGCAGTTCGAATTGGCGAGACAGCGCCAGCACCGACGTCATTTCTTCGACGGCATTGACGTTGCTGCCTTCGAGGAAGCCAGATACGACCTTGACGTTGACATCGGCAGCTGCCGGCTGGCCGCTGGTGGTGTGGATCAGCCCGTCCAGGCCCTTGGTCAGGCCCTTGGTGTCCGGGTTGACCAGCTTGATCCGGTCGACCTCAGCCATCACCCGCGGGTCTTCACCCATGGAGCGGATGCTGATGGTGCCGTCAGCGCCGACTTCGACTTTCTGCTCTGGCGGAATGGCGATCGGCCCGCCGTTGCCGATCACCGGCATGCCATTACCGGCGCGCAGCACGCCGAGGGCATCGATGTTCAGGCTACCGGTACGTACGTAGGCTTCGCTGCCATCGGGGGCCTGCACGGCAATGAAGCCCTGCCCCGCCACCGCCACGTCCAGGTCACGCCCGGTCTCGACCATGGGCCCTTCACTGAAGTCGGTGGCCGGACGCTCGGTCATGGCAAACGCCCGCGACGGAAAGCTGTCACCGAACACCGGCATCGAGCGCGCCTGCTCCAGGTCACGCTGGAAACCATTGGTGGAAATGTTCGCCAGGTTGTTGGCGTGGGCCTTCTGCGCCAGCGCGTTCTGGCTGGCGCCGGTCATGGCCACGTAAAGCATCTTGTCCACAGTCATCCTCCGCTGCACTGGCGATCGTTTGCCGCTCGCCGTTGCTGTGCAGGCACTAAAGCAAGTTCCGAACCAACTTTTTGAAATGCTGAAAAAGCCCGCAAATACGGGCTTTGAAGGGTGCTACCGGGCAGGAGAACGCCGGTTATCCGGCGCCGGGTTGCCGGTAGCGGCAAAGCAAGTGTGCGCACCGGCCTCATCGCCGGCAAGCCGGCTCCCACAAGGATCGCGTAAACTTCTGGATATTGGGTAAGACGGTTGCCCCCAATATCCGCAGCGCTGTAAAACCCTGTGGGAGCCGGCTTGCCGGCGATGAGGCCGGTGCAGGCAATCACCGATCGCGGCAACCACCATTGTTGTAAGGCCCGGCAAAACGCTTCCAGCCCTCCCCCGGCGACCATTGTGAGCACACCAGGCGCCCATCCACCTGGCTTTCCCAGCGCCACCAGGGCGCAGTACCCGCATGGGCCTGATACAGGCAGAACACGGCAAACGCGGCGACAAGCCACTTTTTCATAAGCCCTCCCACAAAAACGACGAACCCCTTCATGGCGAAGGGGTTCGTCTTCACACAATCAACCCGCGACCATCAGGTCATCTGGATGATGGTCTGCATGATGGTGCTTTCGGTGGAGATGGTCTTGGCGTTCGCCTGGTAGTTGCTCTGCGCCTTGATCAGCTCGACCAACTCCTGGGTCAGGTTGACGTTCGAAGCCTCCAGGGCATTGGACTCGACGCTACCCAGCGTACCGGTCTTGGGCTCATCGATGCCGGGAATGCCGGAAGAGAAGGTTTCGGTCCAGCGGGTGCCGCCGATCTGCTGCAAGCCCTGCTCGTTGGCGAAGCTGGCCAGCGCCACCTGGCCAATGGCGCGCGACTGCTGGTTGCTGAAGCTGGCGAACATCACGCCGGTGGAGTCGATGCTCAGGCTCGACAGGATACCGGTGGCGTAACCATCCTGGGACTGCGACATGCGCGCGGTCTCGGTGTTGTAGGACGTGGTGCTGTTCATCGACAGCTTCATGCCATCGGCGTTACCCGCAGCGCCATTGGACGCCCAGTTGCCTGCCGAATCCTCGACCGCTGGCACCCAACCGGTCATGGTGAAGGTGTTGTTGGTCACGGTGAACGAAGCACCCGCCGGATGGCCTGTGTTATCGGCAGTCATGCTGCTCACAGAACCATCGCTGCTGAAACTGATGGTGCCGGTCAGCGGCGTGGTGGAAGCAGGATCGAACGGGTTTCGACCGTCGACCAACGTGTACATGGTCCATTCGTTCGTACCGGTCTTGCGGTAGAACTGCTCCATGGTGTGCTCGTTACCCTGGCTGTCGTACACCTTGGTCGGGAACGACTTGGTGTAGGTCGTCTCGTCGGTAGGGTCGAACGGCAGATTAGGCACCATCGCACCCGTGCCATCATCGATTTCCAGTGGAATATCGGTGGCCGAGGAGTTCAGGTTGATGCCTTGGTCAATCAGCGAGGTGGCTTTTGGCTGCAGCGCCGAGGTGTCGATCTGCAGGTCAGTCAGCACACCCTTCTGGATCTTACCGTTCGCATCGGCCGCGTAGCCTTGCAGGCGCAGGCCGTCCGAGGTGACCACGAAGTTGTTCTTGTCGGCCTGGAACGCACCGGCACGGGTGTAGACCCGCGAACCGTTGTCGGACAGGACGAAGAAGCCCTGGCCCTGGATACCCATGTCCAGCACATTACCCGTGTTGTTGACATCACCCTGGGTGAATTGCTGCGAGATCGCCGCCAGGCGCACGCCGTTGCCGACCTGGTTCTTGCCCACACCCAGACGGTTGGCACCGGCATAGACGTCGGCGAACTCGGCACGCGAGGATTTGAAGCCTGTGGTATTGACGTTGGCGATGTTGTTGCCGGTAACGTCCAGCTGTTTGTTGGCTGCGTACAGACCGCTAAGGCCGATATTGAAAGACATGAATTCGCTCCTGCGCCGCGCTGGCGGGCCTTAGATACCGATGGTTTGTATGTCAGAGAGGGAGACCTTGCCGACGCCAGCAAGGTTGAGCACCATTTCGCCGGTGGCATTGAAGCTGACGCTGGTCACCTTGGCCGGCAGCAGCGTGCTCATCTGCACCGACTGGCCATCCACGGTGGTGCTGGCGGCGAAGGTGTAGGTGCCCGGGTCGACCTTCTCGCCGCTGTCGTTGGTGCCGTCCCAGATGAAGTCGGCATAGCCGGCTTTCTGCTCGCCCAGCTCGATGGTCTTGACGGTATTGCCGTCCTTGTCCTTGATGGTGATCTTCGCTTCACTGATTGCCTGCGGCACGACGAACTGTGCATTGAAGCTTTCAGTGGTATCGACCACCGCCTTGTCGTTCTGTACCACCACCGAACGGCCGACCAGCGAGGAGGCCTGCAGGGCCTGGGACGAGGCCATGGCATTGGTGATGCTGCTGACCGATTCGTTCAGGGAGGTGATGCCTTCCAGGCTGCTGAACTGCGCCAGCTGGGCCACGAACTCACCGTTCTCCTGCGGATCCAGCGGGTTCTGGTGCTGCATCTGGGTAACCAGCAACTGCAGGAACGCGTCCTTGCCAAGCGTATCGGTACCGGTCTTGGACACGGTATCGGTGGTTTTCTTGGTGGTACCACCGACGCCCGACGCTGTCAGGACATCATTGAGGTTCACACCGCTGGTGCTATCGACTGCCATGGTCCGGATTCCTTATCACTGACCCAGGGTCAGCACTTTCTGCATCATGTTCTTGGCGGTGTTCATCAGCTCGGCGTTGGTCTGGAACGCGCGGCTGGCGGAGATCATGTCAGCCATCTCCTCGACCACATTGACGTTCGGGTAGTAGACGTAACCGTC harbors:
- a CDS encoding flagellar basal body P-ring protein FlgI: MFNVRQLIAATLLLSCAFGAHAERLKDIASISGVRSNQLIGYGLVVGLNGTGDQTTQTPFTLQTFNNMLSQFGIKVPAGSGNVQLKNVAAVSVHADLPPFAKPGQVVDITVSSIGNSKSLRGGSLLMTPLKGIDGNVYAIAQGNLVVGGFDAEGRDGSKITVNVPSAGRIPGGASVERAVPSGFNQGNTLTLNLNRPDFTTAKRIVDKVNELLGPGVAQAVDGGSVRVSAPMDPTQRVDYLSILENLEIDPGQAVAKVIINSRTGTIVIGQNVKVSPAAVTHGSLTVTITEDPIVSQPGPFSNGETAVVPRSRVNAQQEAKPMFKFGPGTTLDEIVRAVNQVGAAPSDLMAILEALKQAGALQADLIVI
- the flgD gene encoding flagellar hook assembly protein FlgD; translation: MAVDSTSGVNLNDVLTASGVGGTTKKTTDTVSKTGTDTLGKDAFLQLLVTQMQHQNPLDPQENGEFVAQLAQFSSLEGITSLNESVSSITNAMASSQALQASSLVGRSVVVQNDKAVVDTTESFNAQFVVPQAISEAKITIKDKDGNTVKTIELGEQKAGYADFIWDGTNDSGEKVDPGTYTFAASTTVDGQSVQMSTLLPAKVTSVSFNATGEMVLNLAGVGKVSLSDIQTIGI
- the flgG gene encoding flagellar basal-body rod protein FlgG, which codes for MLPALWVAKTGLSAQDTNLTVISNNLANVSTTGFKRDRAEFQDLLYQIKRQPGAQSTQDSELPSGLQVGTGVRIVGTQKNFQTGSLQTTENPLDMAVNGRGFFQVLQPDGTVSYTRDGTFHLNSDGQIVTANGFALEPAVVVPNDAQTFTVGQDGTVSITTAGNPAAQVIGNIQTADFINPAGLQAIGDNLFLETAASGAPQVGTPGLNGFGTTLQQTLENSNVSTVEELVNMITTQRAYEMNSKVISTADQMLSFVTQQL
- the flgF gene encoding flagellar basal-body rod protein FlgF is translated as MDKMLYVAMTGASQNALAQKAHANNLANISTNGFQRDLEQARSMPVFGDSFPSRAFAMTERPATDFSEGPMVETGRDLDVAVAGQGFIAVQAPDGSEAYVRTGSLNIDALGVLRAGNGMPVIGNGGPIAIPPEQKVEVGADGTISIRSMGEDPRVMAEVDRIKLVNPDTKGLTKGLDGLIHTTSGQPAAADVNVKVVSGFLEGSNVNAVEEMTSVLALSRQFELHVKMMNAAKEGDEAMARVLQLG
- the flgH gene encoding flagellar basal body L-ring protein FlgH translates to MNRLLSLFALGGAVLLAGCVAPTAKPNDPYYAPVLPRTPLPAAANNGSIYQAGFEQNLYSDRKAFRVGDIITITLNERTSASKNAGSQIQKDSSANIGLTSLFGATPNTNNPFGGGDLSLEAGYSGERATKGDSKATQGNTLTGSITVTVAEVLPNGIIAVRGEKWMTLNTGEELVRIAGLIRADDIATDNTVPSTRVADARITYSGTGSFADASQPGWLDRFFLSPLWPF
- the flgE gene encoding flagellar hook protein FlgE, with product MSFNIGLSGLYAANKQLDVTGNNIANVNTTGFKSSRAEFADVYAGANRLGVGKNQVGNGVRLAAISQQFTQGDVNNTGNVLDMGIQGQGFFVLSDNGSRVYTRAGAFQADKNNFVVTSDGLRLQGYAADANGKIQKGVLTDLQIDTSALQPKATSLIDQGINLNSSATDIPLEIDDGTGAMVPNLPFDPTDETTYTKSFPTKVYDSQGNEHTMEQFYRKTGTNEWTMYTLVDGRNPFDPASTTPLTGTISFSSDGSVSSMTADNTGHPAGASFTVTNNTFTMTGWVPAVEDSAGNWASNGAAGNADGMKLSMNSTTSYNTETARMSQSQDGYATGILSSLSIDSTGVMFASFSNQQSRAIGQVALASFANEQGLQQIGGTRWTETFSSGIPGIDEPKTGTLGSVESNALEASNVNLTQELVELIKAQSNYQANAKTISTESTIMQTIIQMT